A region of the Geomonas subterranea genome:
CATCTGCTCCGGCGCCTACGCCGCAGGGAGCTTCGCCCTCACCGAGACCGGTGCCGGCTCGGACCCCGCCGGCATGACCACCACCGCACTCCTGGACGGTGACAGCTGGGTGCTGAACGGCTCCAAGATATTCATCACCAGCGCGCCCTACGCCGGCGTCTTCGTGGTCTGGGCCGTGACCGACAGGGAGGCCCCCAAAGGGAAGGGGATCAGCTGCTTTCTCGTGGAGCAGGGGACGCCGGGCCTCGTGATCGGCAAGCAGGAGGAGAAGACCGGCCAGCACGCCTCGGCCACCAACGAACTGGTCTTCGAGAACTGCCGCATCCCGAAGGACGCCCTGATGGGGAAGCTTAACGACGGATTCCGGATCGCCGTCGCCGAGCTGGGCGGCGGGAGGATCGGCATCGGCTCCCTGGCGCTCGGCATCGGTCTCGCCGCCATGGACTACGCCACCAGGTACAGCACGGAGAGGGTGCAGTTCGGGCAGAAGATAAGCGCTTTCCAGGCCACCCAGTGGAAGATCGCCGACAGCTACACCGAACTGGAGGCGGCGCGCCTGCTGCTCATGAATGCTGCCTTCCGCAAGGAGAGCGGCCGTCCCTTCGCCAAGGAGGCGTCCATGGCCAAGCTCTTCGCCACCGAGGCCGCCAACCGCGCCTGCTACAACGCGGTGCAGATGCTGGGGGGCTACGGCTACACCGCCGATTTCCCGGTGGAGCGCTACGCCCGCGACGTCAGGATCACCTCCATCTACGAGGGGACCAGCGAAATCCAGCGGGTCATCATCGCCCGGGAGATCCTGAAAAACATCAGCTAGCAAGGCTGCCTGATAGTCCCATCTCCCAGGGGGCAGGGGTGAGGGGTTCCTTGCACGCCGCGTCACTCGTACGTCCTGTAGGGGCGAATAATTATTCGCCCAGCCGCCGCTGCCCCGCCCCCCGGCCTTGGCAAGCGAGGCGGAGGTGCGATCAAGGGGGGCGAATGATTATTCGCCCCTACACGTGGACCGCATTTATCAGGTGCATTGGCCGTAGGGGCAAAAAATGTTTACCCCTCGCCCTCCGGGGCGGGGGGCAGCCACGAAGCGTAGTCCTCCCGCAAGGGGAGGGTAGATGGTCACAGTTCAAGGAGGGACGCATGAGTAGCGGCAAGCGGATCACGTTGCAGCAGGCGGCCGAGATCGTGAAAAACGGCTCCAGCCTGACCTTTTCCGGCTTCACCATCTGGCGGCGCCCCTTTGCGCTCGTCTACGAGCTGATCAGGCAGCGGAGGAAGGGACTCCACCTCATCGAGGTGAACGGCGGGCCGCAGACCGAGTTCCTGGTGGGCGCGGGGTGCGTCGACATCTGGGAGTCGTGCTGGGTCGGCCACGAGCTCTACGGCAAGTACGGCGCCAACCTCTCCAGGAAGGTCGGCAACAAGGAGATCCTGGTCGAGGATTACAGCCACGCGGAGATGATGTTCCGCTTCAGCGCCGCGGCCTCGGGCGCCCCCTACGCCGTGACCCAGACCTCGCTCGGCACCGACATTCACAACCCGGCCTACGACACGCTGGGCAACGCCGGGCTCCGGGACGGCAGGCGCATTCCAAAGCACAAGTACCGCTTCACCGAGGATCCCTTCTTCGGCGCCGGCGCCCAGGTCATGGTCCCCGCGGCCAAGGTGGACATCGCCATCCTCTGCGTCCAGCAGGTGGGGGAGGAGGGGACGGTGCGGGTGAACGGCCAGTTCTACTCCGACCCCGAGGTGGCCAGGGCGGCCGACGTCACCATCGTCATGGCGGAAGAAATCGTCCCGGAAGAGTACCTGCGCCGGGAAAGCGACCTGAACACCATCACGAGCTTCGAAGTGGACCACATCCTCGAGGTCCCCTTCGGCGCCCACCCCACCGGCATGTTCGGCCGCTACGACGTGGACGGCGCCTTCCTCAAGGATTTCTACGCCAGGACCAGGACCCAGGAAGGGTTCGACGACTTCGCCAAGGAATGGATCTACGGCCTGGACCACCTGGGCTACCTCGAGAAACTCGGCTGGCCGAAGATGCTGAACCTGAAGGCGAACACCGCCCTCAAGTACAGCACCGGCGTGAAAAGGGGGCAGTGACATGGACAAAGAGTTCGCGAAACCGGAAGAATACGGACTGGCCGACCTCCTCTGCTGCGCCGCCTCCCGCGAGGTGCAGGACAACGAGATCGTCTTCGCCGGCACGGGGCTCCCCATGGTGGCCATCATGCTGGCGCAAAAGACCCACGCGCCGAACCTCAAGCTGATCTTCGAAGCGGGGACGCTGGACGGCCGCCCCCCCGAGATCCCCACCTCGGTCGGCGATGCCCGCTGCGAGATGGGCGCCTCGCGCTCCTCGGGCCTGCACGACGCCTTCAGCATCGCACAACGCGGCTATGTCGACCTGGGCTTTCTGGGAGGGGCCGAGGTGGACCAGTACGGCAACGTGAACACCACCTGCATCGGCGACTACCTGAACCCCGAGCTGCGCCTGACGGGCAGCGGCGGCAACCCCGACATCAACTCCTTTGCCAGGCGCACCGTCTTCATCATGGTGCACGAGAAGCGCCGCTTCACCGAGCAGGTGAGCTACATCACCAGCCCCGGGTGGCGGGTGCGCAAGTGGCCGGGAGGCGAGACGGTGCACCGGCGCGAGCTCTACGGCGCGGCTTACCGCGGCGGCCCCTCGGCGGTGATCTCCACGCTCGGGGTGTTCCGCTTCGACGACGAGAGCGGCCGGATCTACCTCGACACCTGCCATGCCGGCAACTCTCCCGAGCAGGTCCGGGACATGTGCCAGTTTGACCTCGACATCACGCGGGTGAGCGGCGAGACCCTCCCCCCCACCAGGGAGGAACTGCACTTCATCCACGAGGTGCTCGATCCGGGACAGATCTTCATTCCCAAGGTAAAACCGGTGTAACGCAAAACTATTTCCTCATAGGCGATGATCTTCCATTAGTCCCCTCTCCCAGATGGAGAGGGGATGTGGACGCAGATCGACCCGGTGACCAACCCCTTGTGCGCGAGGGAATCCCCTTCATCGTCAACCCGTACGACGCCCACGCCCTGGAGGAGCCCCTCAGGCTGAAGGAGCTGGCGGCTCGATAACATTAAAATTCTTTTTTATCCTGTCTTAACGTGGTAGCCTGTCCCGGTTGCGCAGCACTCGGCCAAAGCCGGAAGGGACCACAATGGGAGACGACCCAGCCAAATACCACGCCCTGTTCGACCAGATGGCCCAGGGGGCGTTCTTTCAGTCGGCGGATGGCACGCTGACCGATGTCAATCCCGCTGCGCTGGAGATGTTCGGCCTGACCCGTGACGAGTTCCTGGGGCGGACCTCTATGAACCCCGACTGGCGCGTCATAGCGGAGGACGGCTCCGACCTTCCTCCCGAGCGGCACCCTTCCATGGCTGCCCTCGGCAGCGGCCGCCCCGTCCGCGATTTCATCGCGGGTGTGTTCAACCCGCGAAAAAGATGTATCTGCTGGTTCAATCTCAACGCCCTTCCCATGTTCAGGCCCGGCGACTCCTCACCGCACCAGGTCTTCGTGACCATGCATGACATCTCCAGCCATAAGCGGATCAACGACATCCACCTCTCCCGCATCCGCCTGATCCAATGCGCCGGTGTCCACCCTCTCGATGAACTGATGGTGCAAGCGCTGGACGAGGTGGAAAAGCTGACCGGCAGCGCCATCGGCTTTTACCACCTCTTCGACGCCGCCACCGGTTCCGTAGCGCTTAAGGCTTGGTCCACCAGCACCTTGGAGCGGTTCTGCGGCATCGACGACCGGGATCAGCACTACAGCGTGGAGCAGGCGGGCGTCTGGGCCGATTGCCTGCGCTCAGGCAAGGCCACCATCTACAACGACTACAACATCATTCCCCACCGGAAAGGTTTTCCGCCCGGGCACACCCCGGTCCGGCGCATCCTGGTGGTGCCGGTGCAAAGAAACGGGGAGGTGGTCGCCATCCTGGGGGTGGGAAACAAGCCCTCCGACTACACCGAGACTGACGTCCATACCGTCACTCTCTTCGCCGACCTCACCTGGGACGTGGCCCAGCAAAAGCAGATGCAGGACAGGCTGCTCGCCAAGACGGGCGAACTGAAAGAGGCCAACGAGCTTCTCGAACAGCGGGTGAACCAGCGCACGGCCGACCTCCAGGCCGCCATCCGGGAGCGCGAGTCCTTCAGCTACTCCGTATCGCACGATCTGCGGGCGCCCTTGCGGCACATCAGCAGCTACAGCTCCATCCTCATCGAGGAGTACGGCCCGGCTCTCCCCTACGAGGCCCGCACGTACCTGGACCGGATGCGGGGTGCCGCGAACCAGATGGGCGCGCTCATCGACCACCTGCTGGAGCTCTCCAAGGTGGCGAGGGCCGTCATAAGTCCCGAGCCGATCGACTTGAGCGCCGCTGCGGCCGGCATCCTGCAGATGCTGCAGGAAACCGAGCCGCACCGGATGGTCTACCAGGAGATCCAGCCGGGACTGACCACACAGGGGGACGTCCACCTGGTCAACCAGCTCCTGGGCAACCTGTTGGGGAACGCCTGGAAGTACACCTTGAAGACCCCCTTCCCCAGGATCGCGGTGGGCAAGACCACGGCCGCCGGCGAGGAGGTCTTCTTCGTGACCGACAACGGCGCCGGCTTCGACATGAGCTACCAGTCCAAGCTGTTCAAGCCCTTCGAGCGTCTGCACGGTTCCGAGTTCGACGGGGTGGGGATAGGGCTTGCGACGTCGCACCAGATAGTCGAGCGGCACGGCGGCAGGATCTGGGGCGAAGGGACGGTGGGCAGGGGCGCTACCTTCTACTTCACCCTGGGGGGACGATGTGAGCACGAGGTAACAGCAGCAGGGGACGTGGCTCGTTAAACCGCGTCCCCTGGTCTGTTAATGGGAGTGCAAATTATTTGAGCGGCAGGTAGATGTCGGTGACCAACTCGTGCTCGGCCACGTCCGGCATCAGGTTCAGGTAGTGGAAAAAGAGCGGGAAATCCCTCAATTCCTCTCCGCTTTTGGGGAACCAGTCGCGGTAGAGCGGATAGACGCTATCGCCGATCCGGTCGTGGGAGCCCAGGTGCCGCACCACGGCGCAGCGGCCGCCCGGGATCACGCCGTTTAACACCCCCTGCTGGTTCTCCGGCACCTCCTGTGAAACCTCGCCGCAGATATCGAAACGGAACTGCTCCGGCTCCACGTTCGCGGGATCGTCGTAGACTATGCCGAAGGTTCGCGACTCCTTTACCGGCGACAACCCGCTTTGCTTGCGCCACTCGATGAACTTCAGCGCCGAATCGTCCAGCTTTTCCGGCGCGCCCCGGTGGGCCAGGACCGCAATCCGCGTCTCGGTGAACTCCATTGTTTTCACGTCCATATCTCCTCTCCTTTCATTGGGCGGCAGCCGGAAGCGTTCCTTCCAAGGCTGCCATCTGGGTGATTTCCTGAACTGAGAGGGGGACTGTCCGAATATCTGCCGGAAGGCGCGGGCAAACGCTTCCGGGCTTTCGAATCCTGCGTCGAGTGCGATGTCGATGATGCGCTCGTCGCGGCGGTAGACAAGCCGGTAGGAGGCGTGCTTCAGCCGCAGTTGCCGGATGTAGGCGAGGACCCCGGTGCCGGTGTAGAGCGAGAATTGCCGGTGGAAGTGGAACTTGGAGAAATGCGCCACCCGGCTCAGCCGCTCGACCGTCAACGGTTCGTCCAGGTGCCGCTCGATGTAACGCAACACCCTGTCGAACCTCTCCGCGTATGCCTGTGCTTTATCCATGTTGATGCCCCTCTCGATTCGCCGCTCATCCTACGTGATCTTCGAGAGAGATTCCTGACCGAAATTGCTCAAATCGCGGCGCCAGTTTGCCTTCAGGTAGGATTGAGCATCGGTGGATGCGGTGCCAGGTCTTGAAAAATCACTTTTCATATACAAGCATGTGCAATTTGGGCCAAGTACCGGAAGAACCTTGTTTCATATTTCACCTCAATTTCCTTATAATCAAAGGGGATGCAGCGTGTCCCTTATGAAAAGGAGCACAGAGATGAAAACGAAAATCCGGTACCTGGTTGCACTCGTGGTGTTACCGGCACTGCTGTCGGCCTGCATTGTCGTGCCGGTGGACGGTTATTACGGGCACCCCCACGGATATTATTACGACGGCTATGATGGCCATTATGGTCGCGGCCCGTATGGCGGGCGCAGGTAGAAAGTACGGACCACCTCCAAGGTAAGGCTGCCGGTGGTCCATGAGGCCTGTGGCAATGAGCCGGCACCGACAGCGAGACCTTGCGGCAGTTGTCAATAGTGCCTAGTTCGGCTTCAGGTACGATTGAGCGTCGTACGAGAACTGGCGGGCGGTCGCGTCAAAGGCCTCGTCTTCGCTGTAGGTAAAGGCGTTGACCCAGGCAAACGGCAGGAGACCAAGCCATAGCGCACCCTTTCTCGTGATGTCATACCTGTACGTGTCCTTCATCTGACCATCGACGTAGACGTTGTACTGGACGATGTAGCCGTCCCTCGTGCTCCAGACCGGCAACAACGTCAGGGTGGAAACAGAGAGGTATCCGAAAGCGAACGCTGGAATCGTCATCGGTTTCCACTTTGTCTGGACATCGAGGAACAGCCCTTTCTCCGGCTTCTCATCGACTTGCACCATTTTCCTGCACAAGCTGGCATCCCTGAACACGTTCTGAAGCGTGCTGTACCCGCCTACATCCAGGATGTTGAAACTCCCGATGTTGTAATACATGACATCGCAGGTCCCGTTGTTCATCTTCCGGTCCAGTGCAGCCGCTGGAAAATCACGGTAGGTAACGCAACCGGAAAGTATCAAGCACAGTATCAAAAGAGCGGGTTTCATGTTTTCTCCTGTCACTCCATCCAGGTCTGCATCGCGTCTGCAATTTAAATTAAAGGCATCTACCGATCAAGTTCTTTCTGCGACCTTTCCGGGCTCCATCCATGACTCACTCATCCGGATGCCGACAGGGGGTGTTGACTTAGAGCGCGTTAACGGTACGGTAGCTGACGTGCCACCCCGCCACTAACGGCTGTGCCATCGTAAGGGAGATGCCGTGATGGATGATCTAGCTAAAAAAGGATAGAAAAGCTGACAGATAAGGGAATTGCCCATCTGGAAGCAGGCAGATACAGGCGCCGTCATAATGTTAACTGTCATTCACAAATGTTTCCATTCAACCAGTTTCCGTGCGGCAGTCGGATCCCGTGGAGCGCGAATCCGCTACGAATAGTTGCGTCGGGGGCACTCCCGGAGCCAACTGGGATTTCCCCAGCTGCGCCACCCAGTACGGCGCCAGCTCACAATGCGCGGATCCGGTAACCGGATCTGCACCCTCCAGAACGATCGCGTCATCCCTGGAAGGGAGCGCTGTCACCTTCATGGAAGGCGAAATCCGGCTATGATACGAAAACCGCTTAGCCACGGAGAAAATCTGAGAAAATCTGAGAACGGCACGACACTTTGAGGGGGAAACCCCTCTTTTTTGTTTTTGATTTCCGCTTTTCTCAGAAGTCATCAGATTTTCTCCGTGGCCAATGGTTCTAGGTTATACTGCTATGAGAGTGAACGGCAGCGCGGACTGTGGGGTGAGAGGAAGGATATGGCGATTGTGGCGATGATTCTCGGGGCTCTGCTGGTGCTCCTGGTGCTGTGGGAGGGATTCGAGACCATCATCCTGCCGCGCCGGGTGACGCGACGCTTCCGCATCACGCGGGTCTTCTACCGCAGCAGCTGGCGTCCCTGGACCTGGCTCATCTACAACTTCGTTCCGGCCCGGCGTCGGGAAACCTGGCTGAGCTACTTCGGACCGCTGTCGCTGCTGCTTCTTTTGAGCCTCTGGGCGGCCGTGCTCATCGTCGGTTTCGCGCTCATCCACTGGGGGGGATCCTGGCTTTTCTACCGCGACGGCGGCACCGCCCTCATAAGTGACATCTACCTGAGCGGCACCACCTTCTTCACCCTCGGCATCGGCGACGTGGTGCCTAAAACGAGCCTGGGACGCCTGCTGGTGGTAATCGAATCGGGGATGGGATTCGCGTTCCTGGCCCTGATAATCAGCTACCTGCCGGCCCTGAACCAGTCGTTTGCCCGGCGCGAAGTGAGCATCTCCCTGCTCGACGCCCGGGCCGGTTCGCCTCCCACCGCTTCGGAGATGCTGCGCAGACACGGCCACCAGGGAGGCGCGGAATCGCTTCGCGAACTGCTGCACGAGTGGGAGCGCTGGTCCGCGGAATTTCTCGAAGGGCATCTTTCCTACCCCGTACTCGCCTATTTCCGTTCCCAACACGACAACCAGTCCTGGCTGGCCGGGCTCACCGCGATCCTGGACACCTGCGCCCTGATCATGGCGGGGGTCGAGGGGAGCTGCAACCGCCAGGCGGAGCTCACCTTCGCCATGTCGCGCCACGCGGTAGTCGATCTCGCGCTCGTGTTCAGGACCCAGCCCCGGCAACTGAGCTCCGACCGGCTCCCGTCGGCGAAGCTGGACGAGATCTGCGACATCCTGCGCCGCAGCGGCCACAAGCTGAAGGAGCGGGCCGTCCTGGAACAGAACCTTGCCGAACTCCGCCTCATGTACGAGCCCTACGTGGTTGCGCTCTCCCGGCACTTCAAGGTCAGTCTTCCCCCGTGGGTGGCGCGGGAAAACGGGGTGGACAACTGGCAGGCCAGCTTCTGGAAGCCCCCGTCGAAGCGCCACAAAGCCCCTGAGGAGATTGAGGAAAGGCATTTCTGAGCCGTTGAGTGAAGTGTCCCCGTCGCTTCCTTTTTCCCTGAGGTGGCTCCCCGAATTCTCCGCCGGTAGTTTTAATTCTCGCCAGCGTTTTCCCATTTCCAGGACCTCCCCCCGATCCCTTCAGAGCGAATTCCCTTTTTGAAAGGGCCCGCCTGTGCTATTGAAAAAAACGGAAAGATTCGTGAGCAGGAGCGAATGCGCACTGGCCACGGAGGAACACCGGCTGTGCGGCTTGAGGCAAAAGGAATTTGAATTATGGCATCCCATGATTTTGAGCGGGAAAAAGCACTTTTCAGGAAATACTACGAGACTAACGAGAAGCGGTTGATTGCGGCGAAGGACTCCTTTGTCGACATCGTCAGGAGCCTGGTCAGCCAGACTGGAGCGGGGGCGACCATCAAGGTCGAGGGGCGCGTCAAGGACAAAGAGGAGTGCATCAAAAAGTTCCAGCGCAAATACCAGGGGAAACTCGAGGCCGACGAGCAACCCTACCAAATCAGGGACTTCATCTCGGACCTGATAGGCGTGCGAATCGTCTGCCTCTATGAAGACGAGGTCCCGATGGTGTCGGAACTGCTGCAGCGCAACTTCAAGATCCTGAACGTCACCGACAAGACTTCCGCCGTGGAGAGCACGGAAGACTCCTTCGGCTACAAGGGGCTGCACATGGACCTGGCCCTGGACCCTGAGGCGGTTTATCCCGCCAGGAACCTGCCGCCGGCTGATCTCTGCTTCGAGGTGCAGATTCGTTCCCTGATCCAGGACGCGTGGAGCATGCTGGACCACAAGATCAAGTACAAGAAGTCGATCCCGGTGGATCTGAAGCGCAGGATCAACGTGCTCGCCGCCCTTTTCGAGCTTGCGGACCGCGAATTTAAAGAGATCAGGAACGCGACCTCCGACCTGATGCAGCAGGCGACGGTGACGCAGATTGAACCGGAAGCGCCGGGTCAGGCAGTTACCGCAGGCTCGAGGACGGTGAACGCCTTTAACTTCGTGCCCATTGCGGGGCACTTTTTCCGGGACTTTGTCTTTGACGACGAGAAGGTTGATGATTTTGTCCAGGACATATTGGAACAAAACAGCACCCTGCAAAAGGCCGAACTGCACAGGTGTCTGAACGAGAATCTGAAGGTCGTCAGGGAGTACCGCGACCATGTGCTCGCGGAAAACCCGGAGAGGACCTTCAGTGCCTACACCTCGATCAGGCACTGTCTCTATCTCTACGATCAGGAGAAGTTTTCACGCATCCTGTCGAGAAGGAACAGGGAGCGTTTCGCCGTATGGTTGAAGGCCAATCAGCCCCCCCCTGTAACAGCGCAGCCCTGATCCGCTGTTTCTGCTCCGACACCTTTTACCCCTCCCAGAATGACAACTCTTTCCGGCAGACCACGGCAGCCGCCATTGGGCCAAAAGCTGGACGGTTTTCAGCGCCCTCAGGGGCGATTGGAGTATTTAACAGCTCCAGCTTGCATTGCGTCAGCCACGTTGTATGCTCAACGAAGTTTCATTGGTGGTAGTTAACTAATCAGAAGAAGGGCCAGGGCTTTCGCTGAAGCGAAGCAAGGGAGGTGCGACGTGGGTTATCGGATTATACGGAACTACCGGAACATGCCCCCAACGAAGTTTCACGTCTTTGTGCAGAGGGTGGCAGCTGCGCTGGCTGACAAGACCAGGTTTCCCGATTCATTTTGGGAAGGGAGATTGGCGCTGCTCCAGGCGTTTCTGGCTGCAGTGGTCAAACACGATGCGGTGTATAACGAGTCCATCATGGGGAACAGGCTGTTGATTATGGAACGCGACGTACTCCAGGCGCAGCTCGTCATTTACCTCGACCAAATTGTTTTGCACCTCGAAATGGCCGCCATTTCGAGACCTGACGTGTACAGCGCCTCAGGATTTGACCTGAGCAAGGACAGAAGGGGACGCGGCCGGGGCAAGGCTGTAAATGCAGCACTCGGTGCAGCTCAGAGCGAGCCGGGAGAAGGGGAGGGCGGTACTTCATCTTGATGCCCGGCTCTCCGACGCAAAATAGCATTATCCCGCCTCTTTGCCAGGGGGTGTCCCTCGACACCCTCTATTTCATTCATCTTCCGCCAGTTTCCCTTCATTCCTGACAGCCCGTACGTCGTCGTCCGCGTCCAGCCCTTCTTTCCTGCCCCCGTTAATTCATAAATCGTCATTCAGATCTTGATAATCGCCATTTAAACTTAATCAAAGGAGAGTTGTACGATGTTAATCATGATTTACATGAGGTAAATCGTGATTGTTATCGTGTGAACGTTGATGCACGTCCCGTCAGGCAAGATAGATAAGTTGTAAATCTCCATTTAGTTGTTACAAATCTTGATCAATGAATTACAAATGGACGTGAGCAGGTTATATATCAACGTTTACGTGATACAAATCGTGATGCACGTGAACAAAATTAAGCTGAAAGCGAACTAAACGAAGATACACAAGAACTAAATAGAGGTGCTTGAGCCCAATCTTGATTTGCAGAGGGATTAAGGGGACGGAGTTGATCTGTTGACTATTCGTGCCGTTTTCTGCTCTCAGTCAACTAATCAACTCCGTCCCCTTTGCTTCCTTGCTTCCTGCGGATCACTAATAGCTGCCGGATGCGCCGCCTCCTCCGAAGGTACCACCGCCCGGTTGAAATCCTTTAGCCTGTGGCACATTGGCCGCCGGGGTGAGGGGCTGGATCGCCGCCAACGCCTCGGCATCGAGACCGTAGAGGCGCGGTTCAAGAAGCGGTTCGGCGGTAAAGGCGCCCCGGCAGCGCTTCGAACCGGCGCGCAGCCAGCGCAGCAGGCCGAACGCGAGACCCGCCAACAACAGTCCCGCTGCCGTCAACTCCTCGGCAAGATGCCCGAAATGTATGTAGTACTTGAGGGTGATGATCGACAGGATAGAGGAGACGACGCCGAACCAGAGGAGGGCCCGGTCGCGGCGGCCGATCCCCATCGCCAGGGCCGCCACCGGCAGGATGGCGGTAAGTAGCGCGCAGAGGGGATCGCTCCAGGGTAGCTGCCATTCTCCCGGAATCCAGCCGAGCCATTCCCGCCAGAGGAGGCGATGGGCAAAGAGGTTCACGTCGAGGTAGATTCCCGTCCAGGCCGCGAGGCGCATGCTCTCCAAAGACCATACGTATCCCCGGGGCAGGCTGTTTCGGCCAGTAAGCCGCAGCTGCGCCCAGATTGCCGCTGCGCCGAGCAGCAGCAAGAGGACGAGCCGGGACAGTCCCGGTGACTGCCAGAGGAGAACGTCCGCGAGATGGAAGGGAAGACCGGCGAGGGCGAGCATCGCCCCGAACGCGGCCAGGGCGTACCCGTAGCGGACCGTCAGCATGACCGCTCCGGCCAGGATGATGACGTGTGCCGCCAGCCAAGCCAGGCGCTCCGCGCTGTGCCCCCAGTGGTGAGCGGGGATGGCAACCGCCAGGGCAAGCATGCCGACCGCCAGCAGCAGCAGCGCCTCCTCGGCGCCGCAGCGGTAGAGGCGGCGGCCGGCAATGAGTTCGTGATCAGCGACCCAGGCGCAGAGCGGGGCGAAGATCAGGCACAATACGGTGAAGCCGTCTTCCTTGACATTGAACATAACAGCCGGCAGCGCCACCAGAGCCGCCACTACGACTGTGGTGAACAAGGCGAGGAGGATGCGGATAAAGACGTTCACCCGCACCAGTTCCGGCCGATAGCGCTCCGCCACCGCAGCGGCCTGCTCAGGGGTGATGATCCCGGCCTCCTGCCAGCGCCGCGCCTCCTCCACCACCGCCACCCGGCGCTCGCCTTTCTCATAGAGGCGTATCATTCGGCACTCCGAAAGCGGCGATGCAAGGCCACCAGGGCAGTCAGCAACGACGCCGCGCTGACCAGGAAGTAGAGTATGACCCCTTCACTGCTCCAGTGACCGCGATTGAACATGAAGCTGGTGATGCCGAGATAGCCATAAAGGACGGCGTACAGGAGAAAGGCGAAGCTGCGTTCCCGCAGGGCATAGAGGGCGCTGCCGCAGCCGGCCAGCAGCAGGCCGGCAAGATAGGCCAGACCGGTGGCGCGGGAGCCGATCCCGGCGACCAAGGCGGCGAGGAGTACGTTGACCCCGAGGTGCAGGTGGACGGGGAGGAAGTGGCGTTTCCAGCCGAGCCGGTTCTGTATTGCCCCCGCCGCCACAACCAGGGCTCCGAAGAAGAGGGCGTTGTCGCGAAGGGCGCCATCCCAAAGTCCTGCGCCGAGCAGGCTCGTCTTGACGCCGAGCCAGGCGCCGAGGGTGGAGAGGGCCAGGGATAGG
Encoded here:
- a CDS encoding DUF2157 domain-containing protein yields the protein MQEALDDLESSEILSREQAALLRRIFDRELFSVHWELRLLLYGGILILTTGLGLLVAKHFASIGHLTLLAAITLGCAGCFAYCLRHGGGFSREKLAPPDAAYDYVLLLGCLLLGTLQGYLELRYQLLAQYWNWWLLVSALTYLLCAHYFDNRLVLSLALSTLGAWLGVKTSLLGAGLWDGALRDNALFFGALVVAAGAIQNRLGWKRHFLPVHLHLGVNVLLAALVAGIGSRATGLAYLAGLLLAGCGSALYALRERSFAFLLYAVLYGYLGITSFMFNRGHWSSEGVILYFLVSAASLLTALVALHRRFRSAE
- a CDS encoding GTP pyrophosphokinase; translated protein: MASHDFEREKALFRKYYETNEKRLIAAKDSFVDIVRSLVSQTGAGATIKVEGRVKDKEECIKKFQRKYQGKLEADEQPYQIRDFISDLIGVRIVCLYEDEVPMVSELLQRNFKILNVTDKTSAVESTEDSFGYKGLHMDLALDPEAVYPARNLPPADLCFEVQIRSLIQDAWSMLDHKIKYKKSIPVDLKRRINVLAALFELADREFKEIRNATSDLMQQATVTQIEPEAPGQAVTAGSRTVNAFNFVPIAGHFFRDFVFDDEKVDDFVQDILEQNSTLQKAELHRCLNENLKVVREYRDHVLAENPERTFSAYTSIRHCLYLYDQEKFSRILSRRNRERFAVWLKANQPPPVTAQP